From the Saimiri boliviensis isolate mSaiBol1 chromosome X, mSaiBol1.pri, whole genome shotgun sequence genome, one window contains:
- the MAGEA10 gene encoding melanoma-associated antigen 10, giving the protein MPPPPKRRRLMPEEDLQSQSETQGLEGAQAPRAVEEDASSSTSTCSSSFPSSFPSSASPSSSSSCYPLISSTPEEISADDETSDPSQSAQIACSSPSVIASLPLSQSDEGSSNQKKENPSTLQALPDTESLPRSEIDEKVTNLVQFLLFKYQMKEPITKAEILENVLKNYEDHLPVMFSEASECMQLVFGLDVKEVDPTGQSFVLVISLGLTYDGMLSDVQSMPKTGILIFILSIIFTEGYRASENVIWEALNMMGLYDGMEHFIYGEPRKLLTQDWVQENYLEYRQVPGSDPAQYEFLWGPRAHTEIRKMSLLKFLAKVNGSDPRSFPLWYEEALKDEEERAKAIIATTDDTTATASASSSATTSFSYPE; this is encoded by the coding sequence ATGCCTCCACCTCCAAAACGTCGGCGTCTCATGCCCGAAGAAGACCTTCAATCCCAAAGTGAGACACAGGGCCTTGAGGGTGCACAGGCTCCCCGGGCTGTGGAGGAGGATGCTTCCTCATCCACTTCTACCTGCTCCTCCTCTTTTCCATCCTCTTTTCCCTCCTccgcctctccctcctcctcctcctcctgctatCCTCTAATATCAAGCACCCCAGAGGAAATTTCTGCTGATGATGAGACATCAGATCCTTCCCAGAGTGCTCAGATAGCCTGCTCCTCCCCCTCGGTCATTGCCTCCCTTCCATTAAGCCAATCTGATGAGGGCTCTAGCAACCAAAAGAAGGAGAATCCAAGCACCCTACAGGCCCTGCCAGACACTGAGTCTTTACCCAGAAGCGAGATAGATGAAAAGGTGACGAATTTGGTGCAGTTCCTGCTCTTCAAGTATCAAATGAAAGAGCCAATCACAAAGGCAGAAATACTGGAAAATGTCCTAAAAAATTATGAAGACCATTTGCCTGTGATGTTCAGTGAGGCCTCTGAGTGCATGCAGCTGGTCTTTGGTCTTGATGTAAAGGAAGTAGACCCCACTGGCCAATCCTTTGTCCTTGTCATCTCCCTGGGCCTTACTTATGATGGGATGCTGAGTGATGTCCAGAGTATGCCCAAGACTGGCATTCTCATATTTATCCTAAGCATAATCTTCACAGAGGGCTACCGTGCCTCTGAGAATGTCATTTGGGAAGCACTGAATATGATGGGGCTGTATGATGGGATGGAACACTTCATTTATGGGGAGCCCAGGAAGCTGCTTACCCAAGATTGGGTGCAAGAAAACTACCTGGAGTACCGGCAGGTGCCCGGCAGTGATCCTGCACAGTACGAATTCCTGTGGGGTCCCAGGGCCCACACTGAAATTAGGAAGATGAGCCTCCTGAAATTTTTGGCCAAGGTAAATGGGAGTGATCCCAGATCCTTCCCACTGTGGTATGAGGAGGCTTTGAAAGATGAAGAAGAGAGAGCTAAGGCCATTATTGCCACCACAGATGATACTACTGCCACGGCCAGTGCAAGTTCTAGTGCTACAACCAGCTTCTCCTATCCTGAATAA